One part of the Bacillus sp. FJAT-27916 genome encodes these proteins:
- a CDS encoding anti-sigma factor antagonist, whose protein sequence is MNISIDVQDINSEVRVYVKGEIDAYTAPRLREKLFPLSDKDKVVMVVDLSEVSYMDSTGLGVFVGLFKNVRAHNGDFKIIGLSERLHRLFEITGLADIIHIKSHAEGGAQ, encoded by the coding sequence ATGAATATATCTATTGATGTTCAAGATATAAATTCGGAAGTTCGTGTATACGTGAAGGGGGAGATTGATGCCTATACGGCACCTCGTTTAAGGGAGAAGCTTTTCCCGCTCTCTGATAAAGACAAAGTAGTAATGGTGGTCGATTTATCAGAAGTATCCTATATGGACAGCACGGGGCTGGGCGTATTTGTCGGTTTGTTTAAGAACGTCAGGGCACATAATGGTGATTTTAAGATCATCGGTTTATCCGAACGCTTGCATAGATTGTTTGAAATCACGGGACTTGCTGATATTATCCATATAAAAAGCCATGCAGAGGGTGGAGCACAATGA
- a CDS encoding PP2C family protein-serine/threonine phosphatase produces MTKREYLERDYRDALSKYLAEQTEQALYLGQKISKSAMESDVSPEEIISIHQNALKQIFPDLSSDAMNSLDFLLEVMLEYGVAFRELQSLRHQQRELKSEMEIATNVQQTLLGTNIPVVDNLDIGAISVPAKHMSGDYFHFVEDEHNRVAVAIADIIGKGIPAALCMSMIKYAMDSLPEHRTSPASVLESINRVVEQNVDPSMFITMFYGLYDPSNHIFTYASAGHEPGFFYDYQENKFTELTARGLLLGVDKRTVYKQYERKIEVGDMIILLSDGVTECRTKEGFIERDTLVELIQKSIHLDAQCIVNNLFKKLEKMQHFQLRDDFTLIIIRRKF; encoded by the coding sequence GTGACGAAAAGAGAGTATTTGGAAAGAGATTACCGAGATGCTCTCTCGAAGTACTTAGCAGAGCAGACGGAACAGGCTCTATATTTGGGTCAGAAAATCAGCAAATCAGCCATGGAAAGTGACGTATCACCAGAAGAGATTATTAGTATCCATCAAAATGCGCTGAAACAAATCTTCCCTGACCTTTCGAGCGATGCGATGAATTCACTCGATTTCCTGCTTGAGGTGATGCTTGAATACGGCGTTGCTTTCCGTGAGCTCCAAAGCCTGAGGCACCAGCAGCGCGAGCTGAAAAGTGAAATGGAAATTGCGACAAATGTTCAGCAAACTTTGCTTGGCACAAATATTCCGGTTGTGGATAATCTCGATATCGGAGCAATCAGTGTGCCGGCCAAGCATATGAGCGGTGACTATTTTCACTTTGTAGAGGATGAACATAACCGGGTTGCTGTGGCGATTGCGGATATTATCGGGAAAGGGATTCCAGCAGCATTGTGTATGTCCATGATTAAATATGCGATGGATTCCCTGCCGGAGCACCGGACATCCCCAGCAAGTGTACTTGAGAGCATCAATAGAGTGGTTGAACAAAATGTGGACCCCAGTATGTTTATTACCATGTTTTATGGGTTATATGACCCTTCTAATCATATCTTTACATATGCATCAGCTGGACATGAGCCAGGGTTCTTCTATGATTATCAAGAAAATAAATTTACGGAGCTGACTGCAAGAGGGCTCCTGCTTGGGGTGGACAAACGGACGGTATACAAACAATATGAGCGGAAAATCGAAGTCGGCGACATGATTATCCTGCTCTCGGACGGCGTAACGGAATGCCGGACAAAGGAAGGGTTTATCGAGCGGGATACATTGGTTGAACTTATCCAAAAATCAATCCACCTTGATGCGCAGTGCATTGTAAATAATTTGTTTAAGAAGCTTGAAAAAATGCAGCATTTCCAGCTGCGTGATGACTTTACGTTAATCATTATCCGACGTAAGTTTTAG
- a CDS encoding anti-sigma regulatory factor, whose amino-acid sequence MSTQSYVKILNEWDIVAARQVGRNVAKELGFGTVDQARITTTISELARNIYLYAGQGEICIEKLWDNGRTGLRIIAEDKGPGISDIRKVMEDGYTTSGGLGAGLPGVKRLMDEFDIDSEVGVGTKITTTKWIR is encoded by the coding sequence ATGAGTACCCAATCCTACGTAAAAATATTAAATGAGTGGGATATTGTTGCTGCCCGGCAAGTAGGGAGAAATGTGGCCAAGGAGTTAGGGTTTGGCACAGTGGACCAGGCGAGAATCACCACCACGATCAGTGAATTGGCGAGAAACATTTATTTATATGCAGGCCAGGGGGAAATCTGTATTGAGAAGCTATGGGATAACGGCAGAACAGGCTTGCGCATCATAGCAGAAGATAAAGGTCCTGGTATCAGTGATATCAGAAAAGTGATGGAGGACGGCTACACCACATCAGGCGGACTAGGTGCAGGGCTGCCTGGAGTAAAGCGTTTGATGGATGAATTTGATATTGACTCAGAAGTGGGAGTTGGGACGAAAATCACGACAACCAAATGGATTCGATAG
- a CDS encoding STAS domain-containing protein, whose product MRIPILKLHDCLLISIQWELDDATALQFQEDLLHKIHETNANGVVIDLTSIEIIDSFIAKVLGDVINMSKLMGAKVVITGIQPAVAITLVELGITLSDVMTAIDLEKGLEKLQKELGD is encoded by the coding sequence ATGAGAATTCCAATATTAAAGCTGCATGATTGCCTGCTAATCTCGATTCAATGGGAATTAGATGATGCGACAGCTCTTCAATTCCAGGAGGATTTATTACATAAGATCCATGAAACCAATGCGAATGGGGTCGTGATCGATTTAACGTCAATCGAGATTATTGATTCGTTCATTGCCAAGGTTCTAGGGGATGTCATTAATATGTCGAAGCTGATGGGTGCTAAAGTGGTGATTACAGGCATACAGCCGGCCGTCGCCATCACATTGGTCGAGCTTGGCATTACGTTATCTGATGTCATGACGGCAATTGACCTTGAAAAAGGATTGGAGAAATTACAGAAGGAACTGGGGGACTAG